In the genome of Streptomyces fagopyri, the window CCCGACCCGGCTGCGCAAGCGCGTCGCCGTGGTGGGCGCGGGCCCCGCCGGACTGGCCTGCGCGGTCTCCACGGCCGAGCGCGGCCACGACGTCACGCTCTACGACGCGGCCGGTGAGATCGGCGGCCAGCTGAACGTGGCCCGCAAGGTCCCCGGCAAGCAGGAGTTCGACGAGACGATCCGGTACTTCCGGACCCAGCTCGAACGGCACGGTGTGGACGTGCGGTTGAACACCCGCGTCGCCGCCGGTGACCTGTCCGGCTACGACGAAGTGGTGGTCGCCACCGGCGTGCGTCCGCGCACCCCCGAGATACCCGGCGTCGACCACCCCAGTGTCGTCGGCTACCTCGACGTCCTGCGGGACGGCGCCCCCGTCGGCGACCGGGTCGCGATCCTCGGCGCGGGCGGCATCGGCTTCGACGTCGCCGAGTACCTGACCGACGGCGGTGACAAGGCGAGCGAGGACCCGGCGACCTACTTCCGCAACTGGGGCGTCGACATGGACTACCGCGCTCCCGGCGGCCTGGGCGCACCCGACCGGCCCGCACCGCCGCGCACGGTCCACCTCCTGCAGCGCAAGGCGTCCAAGGTCGGCGCCGGCCTCGGCAAGACCACGGGCTGGATCCACCGCACCGAACTCAAGCACCGGGGCGTGACCATGGTTGCGGGCGTCCGGTACGACCGGATCGACGACGCGGGACTGCACGTCACCGTCGACGGCACGGGCCAGGTGCTGGAGGTCGACACCATCGTGCTGTGCACCGGGCAGGAGCCTCGCCGCGACCTGTACGAGGAGCTGTCCGCCGCGGGGCGCAGCGTGCATCTGATCGGCGGCGCCGACGTGGCCGCCGAGCTGGACGCCAAGAGGGCCATCAAGCAGGGCACGGAGCTGGCGGCGGCACTGTAGGAGCCGGTCGCGCACGACAGCGAGGGCCGTCCCCGGCGGGCGGCCCTCCCTAGGATGAGCCCATGTCACTGCCGCACGCGATCCTCACCGCTCTCCTCGAAAGGCCCTCGTCGGGACTCGAACTCACCAGGCGGTTCGACAAATCGATCGGCTACTTCTGGTCGGCGACGCATCAGCAGATCTACCGCGAGCTGGGAAGGCTGGAGTCCGGGGGATACATCCGCGCCCTGCCGACCGCGCAGCCGGCCCGCGGACAGAAGAAGAGCTACGAGGTGCTGCCGGCGGGCCGCGACGAGCTGGCCCGCTGGACCGCGGTGAGTCAGGAGCCCAAGCCCCTGCGCGACACGATGCTGCTGCGGCTGCGGGCCTCGGCGGTCGTCGGCACCGCGGGCATCGAGGCCGATCTGCGTCGGCATCTCGCCCTGCATCAGGAGCAGTTGGCGGAGTACGAGGAGATCCAGGAACGGGACTTCCCACCTGGCAGGAGCGCTCCCGAGGATCGTCTGCGGCATCTGGTGCTGCGGGCCGGTATCGATCTGGAGACCTTCTGGACCCAGTGGCTGGGCCATGCGCTGGAGGAGTTCGAGCACCTGGGAGACCCGCGCGCGCGGCGGGAGGAGTCCGACTCCGGGCCCGCGTCGGATGCTCCGGGGGAGGACCGGTCCGCGTCGGGCTGAGGCGAGGTGGGTGTGTCCCGCGCCGGACGAGCGACCGTCACTGTGGTGGGCCGGTCTTGGTGGGTCAGAGTGATTGCGGCAGCGCCGGTGGGTCACAGCCGTTGGGGCTCGGACCGGCGGCGCAGGAACCAGACCGTGCTCACGACCGCCGTGGTGACGAGGGTCCCGCCGACCACCGTGGTGGCCGTGCTGTGGTCCGTGGCCGTCCCGCCGAGACCGGCCGACACCCCGCGGGTCGGCGCCGCCGTCGGGGGGAGTGCGGGTGCGGCGGACGCCGAGGACGTCGAAGCCACCGACGGTGAGGGAGACGGCGGAGGTGTCGAAGGCGCGGAGACGCGTACGGCCTGAGTACCCGCCGTCCGCCCGTCCTGGCAGAGCACGATGACGGTGTACGTGCCGGCGCCGACGCCCGACCACACCGCCGACTGACCCGCGCTCGTCCCGGTCAGGGACATCTGTCGCCCCTGGGAGAAGTCCGACTGCCCAGGGGAGAGCAGGGAGGCGCTGCCGAAACCCCCGTCCACGCTCCGACAGGCGCGGGTGGTGACCGTGACCTCGGAACCGCTGGTGCTCACAGAGATGCCCGAAGCCGCCGCGGCGGCGGTCGCCGCGGCCAGGGCCAGCGGAAGCACTGCGGCGGCCGTGGCCAGGCCCGAGCGGCGGAGATCCCGAGTAGTGCGCATTGGACTGTCCTCCAGCGGCACGGCCGGCGGGACGCCCGATGCGCCGCCGAGGAGGGGGAAGGGCCCGTGCTGTCTCGGGACGAGCCAACGGGCCCCCGGCCTGGCCCGCACGCGGACAAGACCGGGCAGGTGACGAATTCCTTCGTCCGGCGGACGGCTCCCGGCCGTCGCCCGCCGTCACGCGCCCCTCGCCGTCACGCGTCGCCCGCGGTCACCCACCTCCCGTATCACCCTCCCGTCGTCACGGACCGTTCCGCCGAGAACCCGCCCCAGGTCCCGTCCGGCAGCTTCGCCCGCAACCGCACCCGGTACACGACCCCGGCGTCCCGGCCGACGTAGAAGCTGTACGTGGACCGGCCACGCGGGGGTGTGCCGCCCCAGACGAGCGAGGTCGCCTGATGTCCGTCCAGGTCGATCCGGTACTCCGTGATCACTCCGTCCGTGCGCGGCGGGATCCAGGACAGGTCCAGGTAGTAGGCGCCGTCCTTGCGGTGGGCGCGGACGCCGAACTCGGTCGGCGCGGTGCCCCGGCCGTCGCCGGCGCCCGGTTCGGTGGCCAGCCGTACGGCGGCGCTCGCGGGGGAGACGTTGTCGGCGGCGTCGCGTGCCCTGACGGTGAAGGAGTAGTCGGTGCCCGGGCGCAGCCCGGTGACCACCGTCGCGGTCTGTGCGCCGCCGACGCTGTGGATCTTCGAGTCGCCCTGGTAGATGTCGTACGAGGCGACACCGCGCGCGTCGGTGGACGGCGACCACTCCAATTGCGCCGCCCGGCTCCCGACCGCCTTGCCGCTGGGCCGGCCGGGCCGGCTCGGCGGGGTACGGTCCGCGGCGACCGCCGCAGGTGTGGTCGCCCGGACCGCGGCACTCGGCGGTCCGGGGTTCCCGTCGGAGTCCAGGGCCCGGACGGTGAAGACGTAGGCCGTGGCCGGAGCGAGCCTGGTGACATCCACCATGTGCTCGGCGCCGGGCACCCGGTCGACCTTGGTGGTGCCGCGATACACCTCGTAGGCGGTGACCTCCGGCTTTCCCGAGACCCGGTTCCACATCACGTGCACGCTGGTCGCACTGCCCGCCGCGGCCGTGACCCCCATCGGGGCCGGGGGCAGCGGGCCACCGGGGTCGTCCGCGCCTCCGGCGCACGAGGTCAGGACGAACAGTGAGCCGCACACCACCGCGGGGAAAACGCGTCGCACGGGCCTGCCTCCCCTCGACGGGATTGGTCTGTACCTATAAGACACGGTCGGCGTGGCCACATCAAGGGCGCGGACGGCCGTTCGTCGGACCGCCGCCGGCTACGTATGCTGATCCCTGACGCGGCGCGAACTCACCCACCACTCAGGGGAGTTCGCGCCCACGGCGCGGACCGCTGTCGTCGCTGTTCCCGCGCCGGCGAGGGCGGCCGAGCGGCCCGGACCGACCGAGGACCGGGCCCTCGGCCGCGGCATGCGCCCGCCCGGTCCGCCGTGCTCCTTCCGGCCCTCCCAGGTGGACGCGCTGTAGGACGCGCACCAGATTGGGTGAGAGCCCGTCAACGTCTCCCGGGAGAGGGTCCCCCATCGTGCGTGCCCTGCGTGCTTTGCGTGTCCGGTCGCTCGTGCTGGCCGCGGCCGGCGTCGTCGTGCTCGTTCCCGCGATGTGCGCCGCCGCCGACCCGGACCCCACCGCGCCCGCGGTGGGCGAGGGAACCGTGCGGGCCGCCGAGCTCCTCGCGAAGGTGCGCGAATGCGTTCCCGTGTCGAAGGGGCGCTACCGCACCGACGAAGGCACCCGCGCCGAGATCCCCGTCTGCGGGGCGCGGGGCGTCGTCTTCTGGAAGGCCGACATGGACATCGACTGCGACGGCCGCCCCGGGGACCTGTGCAACCGGCGGACCGATCCGCTCTTCTCCGCCGCCACCGCCTACCGGCAGACGGACGGCCGCTACCTGAGCGCCGAGACCCTCCCGTACGTCGTGGTGCCCGCGCCCAGCGGCGTGTGGGACCACCGCGACCAGGGCATCGGCGGCGGGTCGGTGGTCGCCGTGATCTACCGGGACCGGGTCCAGTACGCGGTTGTCGGCGACACCGGCCCCCGCCACATCATCGGCGAGGCCTCGTACGCCACCGCCAAGGCGCTCGGCATCCGAACCGATCCGCGTGACGGCGGGACGGCGTCAGGGGTCACCTACATCGCATTCCGCGACTCCCAGGTGAAGCCCATCGAGGACCACGCGGCCGCTGTGGCGGAGGGCGAGCGGCTGGCCAGGCTGTTCCTGCGGGACGGATGAGCGGCGGCGCCCCCCGACCCCGGCGGACCGCCCGCGGCACCGTCGCCGCCGTGACGGAAGGAGGCTGGCCCCGCGGAGCCCACGCCGGACGGGGAGCCCCCGGGGTGAACCCGAGGGCTCCGGATCCGGGACTTCGGCTCCGGCCCTGGACCTCCGCCCCGGTCAAGGAGCGGCGGGCCTCGGCCGTCCGCCCGTACAGCCCTCGCGCGCCCGCCCCACGACGCGCGGCCTCACTCCATGCGGCCTCACACCATCCGGCCTCACACCATCCGGCCTCACACCATCACGCCTCATGCCCTGCGGATTCATGCCTTGCGGTACGTGTACGCCTCCGCGGCCGCCGCCTCGACGGCCGCGAGGTCCGCTCCCGCCGAGGCCGTGACGACCGCGGCCACCGCGCCTTCGACGAAGGGGGCGTCCACCAGGCGGGTGTTGCCGGGCAGTTCGTCGCCCTCCGCGAGGAGGGCCTTCACCGTGAGCACCGCGCTGCCCAGATCCATGAGGACGGCCACCCCGGCGCCACGGTCCACGGAGGCGGCAGCCGCCGAGATCAGTTCGGCGCTGGTGCCGAGACCGCCGTCCGCCGTACCGCCGGCCGGGGCGACGGGCGCGATCGTGCCGCCGCCCGCGAGCCCCGTCGCCAGTTCGGCGACCGAGGCGGCGACGGCGGCGCTGTGCGAGACGAGCACGATGCCGACGAGCCCGTCCGCGGTGTTCCCCGAGTCACTCACCGGACGCCTCCACGAGTGCTCCGATCAGCAGGGACGACGAGGTGGCGCCGGGATCCTGGTGCCCGATGCTGCGCTCGCCCAGATAACTCGCCCTGCCCTTGCGGGCCTGCAACGGGATCGTGGCGGCGGCGCCCTCCTCCGCGGCGGCGGCCGCGGCGGTGAAGGAGTCGGACAGCGCGTCCACCGCGGGCACCAGCGCGTCGATCATCGTCTTGTCGCCGGGGGCGGCCCCGCCCAGCGCCATGACCGCGTCGACGCCTGCCCGCAGCGCGTCGGTGAACTGTTCCCCGGAGACCTCGGAGGCGTCCCCGAGAGCCTTTCCGGTACGGCGCAGCAGCGTGCCGTACAAAGGCCCCGACGCACCGCCGACCGTGGAGATCAGCTGGCGTCCGGCCAGTTGGAGGACGGCGCCGGGAGTGTCCGGCGCGTCCTTCTCCAGCACGTTCACCACGGCGATGAACCCGCGCTGCAGATTGCTGCCGTGGTCGGCGTCACCGATCGGTGAGTCCAGAGCCGTGAGCCGCTGCGCCTCACGTTCCACCGACGCGGCGGTCGCCGTCATCCAGCGGCGGAAGAAATCGGCGTCGAGCACAGAATCTCCTTGCGTGGTACCAGCGTTGGACGGATGAGATGAGTCGTGGATGTGGCCGCGGTCGTAGCGGTGACCACGTCCGTGGCAGTGGCAGTGGCAGTGGCAGTGGCGGTGGCAGTGGCAGTGGCGGTGGCGGTGGCCGTGGTCACGGCCTGCCGGGCGGCGGGCCGGTTCACACGCCCCAGCGCAGCCCCGGTGTCTTCACCGGCGCGTCCCACAATCGCAGCAGTTCCTCGTCCACCTGACACAGCGTCACCGAGGCGCCGGCCATGTCCAGCGAGGTGACGTAGTTGCCGACCAGCGTGCGCGCGACGGGGATCCCGCGCTCGCCGAGCACCCGCTGCACCTCCGCGCTGAACCCGTACAGCTCCAGGAGGGGCGTCGCGCCCATGCCGTTGACCAGGAGGAGGACGGGGTTGCGCGGATTCATGTCCTCCAGGATCGCGTGCACCGAGAAGTCGGCGATCTCGCGGGAGGTCATCATCGCGCGCCGCTCCCGGCCGGGCTCGCCGTGGATGCCGACGCCCAGTTCCAGTTCCCCGGGCGGCAGGTCGAAGGTCGGGCTGCCCTTGGCCGGCGTGGTGCAGGCACTGAGCGCGACACCGAAGCTCCGGGAGTTCTCGTTGACCTGACGGGCCAGCGACTCCACCCGCTCCAGCGGCGCGCCCTCCTCGGCCGCGGCGCCCGCGATCTTCTCCACGAACAGTGTCGCGCCCGTACCGCGCCGGCCGGCCGTGTAGAGACTGTCGGTGACGGCGACGTCGTCGTTGACCAGCACCTTGGCGATCTGGATGCCCTCGTCCTCGGCGAGTTCGGCCGCCATGTCGAAGTTCAGGACGTCACCGGTGTAGTTCTTCACGATGAACAGCACTCCCGCGCCACTGTTCACGGCGGCGGCGGCCCGCAGCATCTGGTCCGGTACGGGAGAGGTGAAGACCTCGCCCGGACAGGCCGCCGACAGCATTCCGGGACCGACGAAACCGCCGTGCAGGGGCTCGTGACCCGATCCGCCGCCGGAGACCAGCCCCACCTTTCCGGCCAACGGGGCGTCACGCCGTACGATCACGCGGTTCTCGACGTCCACGGTGAGGTCCGGGTGCGCGGCCGCCATACCCCGCAGGGCGTCCGCGACCACCGTCTCCGCCACGTTGATCAGCATCTTCATGGGTACCTCCTGGTGAGCGTAAGAGTGGAGCCCGTGACCTGTGTTCTCGTCCGTTCGTTGGGCGAGGAGAGCGTTCGGTTCCGGCGGTCCGTCGGTGCTGAGGGCTCGTCACTGCGAAGTATCGGTCTTGGAGGGGCGATGGTCACGTGTACCGACACGCTCGGGTCGGTTCGGGTCGTGTACCTGCCGGTTCGGACGCTCCGCCGCCCCCCTCGCCGTCCGGGGCGCGGGTCCCCGCAGAGCACGCGGTAGTGGCGAGGGGTGACACTGCCGTCCCTGTCGTGGCGGACGGCGCGGTGAGGTCGCCGAACCCCCGCGGAATCGCCGGTGAGCGGCAACCGACGGATCCGGCGCTGGATTTCCCTCGTCCTGACGGGTGCACGGGAACGACGAGACGGCAAGGGGCGGGACGGACATGGTGTGGCACGGCGGGCGGGGATGGTACGGCCGGGTACTCGCGGCGGCGGTCGGCGTGACGGCGGTCGCCGTCACCACTTCGGTGTGGAGCGCGCAGGCCGGGCCCGTCGCCGGCCGGCCGGCGCGGGCGGAAGAGGTGGTCCGCCCTTCCTGGCCGAACGCCCAGGGGCCCGCGAGAGTGCCGGTGTCGGTGACCATCACCCATGCCTCGGACCGCGGCGCCCGGGGCGTCAACATCACCATCGACGACGGACCGGACCCGGTCTGGACACCGCGGGTGCTGGAGGTACTGCGGGAGTACGGCGTGAAGGCCACGTTCTGCATGGTGGGAACGCAGGCCCAGGCGCACCCGGACCTGGTCAGGGCGGTCGTGGCGGCCGGGCACCGGCTGTGCGACCACACGGTGTCGCACGACACCACCATGGACACCAAGTCCGAGTCCTACCAGTCGCGGCAGATCCTGGACGCCGAACGCATGATCACCAAGGCGTCCGGGGGAGTCCGGCCGCAGTACTACCGGGCCCCGGGCGGCGCCTTCACGCCGTACAGCCGCAAGCTGGCCGCCTCGCGCGGGATGCGGCCGCTGGGCTGGAACGTCGACTCCAAGGACTTCGAGCGGCCCGGCACCGACGTCCTGGTCGCCACCGTCAAGCAGGAGATCGCCAACGGCCCGACCGTCCTCTTCCACGACGCGGGCGGTGACCGCTCCGAGAGCGTCGAGGCCCTGCGCGAGCTCCTGCCGTGGCTGAGGCGACAGGGGTACTCCTTCGGTTTCCCCGTGCGCTGACCCGAAGGCGTCCGTCAGGACCGGTGCGTCCCCTGGTCGTGAACCCTGAGGGTCCCCCGGTCGCTCTCCCGCAGCGCCCGGCCGATGATCAGACGCTGGATCTGGTTGGTGCCCTCGAAGATCTGCATGACCTTGGCCTCGCGCATGTAGCGCTCGACCGGGAAGTCACGGGTGTACCCCGCGCCCCCCAGCACCTGGACGGCGTCGGTGGTGACCTTCATGGCGTTGTCGGTGGCGATCAGCTTGGCGACGGACGCCTCGCAGCTGAACGGGAGCCCCTGGTCCTTGAGCCGCGCGGCGGCGAGCGTGGTGGCGCGGGAGGCCTGTACGGCCGCGGCCATGTCCGCGAGGACGAAGGCAAGTCCCTGGTGTTCGATGATGGGGCGCCCGAAGGTCTCCCGCTCCCGGGAGTAGCGCAGCGCGTGGTCCAGCGCTCCCTGGGCCAGACCCGTGGCCACCGAGGCGATGCCCAGCCGGCCGCAGTCCAGCCCGGCGAAGGCGATCGCGAGGCCCTGTCCCTCCTCGCCTATCCGGTGCTCCACGGGAACGCGGGCGCTCTCCAGGCGCACCGTGGCGGTGGCCGATCCGGTCAGGCCCATCTTGTGCTCGGGCGGATCGGCGATGACGCCGGGGGTGTCGGCCGGGACGAGGAAGCAGGAAATGGCCCGCGAGCCCGTGTCGGACGTCCGCGCCATGACCGTGTAGAAGTCCGCGTGGCCGCCGTGCGTGGTCCACGCCTTGGCACCGTCGAGCACGTAGTGGTCGCCGTCCCTGACGGCCCGCGTGCGCATCGCCCCGGGGTCGGATCCGGCATGGGCCTCCGACAGGCAGTAGGCGCCGAGCAGCTCGCCGCCGAGCATGCCGGGCAGCCACTTGTCCTTCTGCTCCCGTGTGCCGAACGCGGCGAGGCCGAAGCAGGACAGCGCGTGCACCGAGACGCCGACCGCGACGCTGGCCCACACGGCGGCGATCTCCTCGACGACCTGGAGGTAGACCTCGTACGGCTGGCCGCCACCGCCGTACTCCTCGGCGTACGGCAGGCTCAGCAGGCCGGCCCGGCCGAGGGTGCGGAAGACCTCGCGCGGGAACTTCTCCTCGGCCTCGGCCTCGGCGACGCGAGGGGCGAGCTCCTTCTCGGCGAGCTCGCGGGTCAGGCCGATCAGGTCGACGGCTTCCGGCGAGGGCAGCGTTCGGGTGGCTGGCATGGTGATTCCTCGGTCGCTCGGGGAATTAATGATACGGCGATCGATACAACAGTATCGTTTTTGGTACCGTATGGCCATGCAGTGCAGAGATGGATCCGTCGGCCCGCTCGCGGGGCTGCGCGTCCTGGAACTCGCGGGACTCGGGCCGGCTCCGCACGCGGCCATGGTGCTGGCCGACCTCGGCGCCGACGTGGTGCGGGTCGAACGGCCGTCCGGGCGGGCGCTCAGCCTGGGCGCCCCCGGCGCGACCGACGCCGTGCAGCGTGGCCGCCGGTCGGTCTTCGCCGATCTCAAGGAGACCGCGGGGCGGACGCTGGTGCGAGCGCTGGCGGCGCGGGCCGACGTCCTCATCGAGGGCCTGCGGCCCGGTGTCGCCGAGCGGCTCGGGATCGGCCCGGACGACTGCCGCCGGGCGAACCCGGGGCTCGTCTACGCCCGGATCACCGGCTGGGGCCAGGACGGGCCGCTCGCCCGGGATCCCGGACACGACCTGAACTACATCGGGCTCACCGGTGTCCTGCACGCGATGGGCCGGGGCGACGGCCCGCCGGCCCCGCCGCTGAACCTCGTGGGGGACTTCGGCGGCGGATCCATGCTCCTGGTCGTGGGTGTACTCGCCGCGCTCTGGGAGCGCACCCGGTCGGGCGCCGGGCAGGTCGTCGACGCCGCCATGGTGGACGGGACGGCGCTGCTGGGCCAGATGGCGTACGCGCTGCGCGGCATGGGGGAGTGGTCGGACGAGCGCAGTTCGAACCTTCTCGACGGGGCCGCGCCCTTCTACGACACCTATGTGTGCGGCGACGGCAAGTACGTGGCCGTCGCCGCGCTCGAACCGCAGTTCTTCGCGGCCCTGCTCGACGGGCTGGATCTCGTCCCCGCCGAGCTGCCCGCGCAGGGCGACCGTGACGGGTGGCCGGTGCTGCGGTCCCGGTTCACGGGCAGGTTCACCTCCCGCACGCGCGACGAGTGGGCGGAGCACTTCGCCGGTACGGACGCGTGCGTGACACCCGTGCTCACCTTCGCCGAGGCGGGAGCGCACCCGCACATGGTGGCCCGGCGCACCCTGGTCGAGGTGGACGGCATCCTGCAGGCCGCCCCCGCGCCGCGGTTCTCCCGCACCCCGAACGGACAGCCGTCGGCGCCAGGTGCGGCGGGCGCGGACACCGAGGCGGTGCTCCGTGACTGGGGCGTCGAGTCCTCGCCCCCCGCGGTCCGGTCAGGGTGAGACGGCGTGCACGATGAGCGAGGCCAGCTCCGCGTAGGCCTCCGCGTCGCTCAGCCCGGTGCGCGCGGCCACCTCGCCGCGCTGGATCTCCTGCATGGTGGCGGCCACCACCTCGCCCACGAAGGCGGCGTGGACGTCACGGAACGCGCCCGCGGCGACGCCGTCCGCGATCAACTGCCTGATCCGGGCGGCGGCGAGGCGTGTGTTGGCCTCGTACACCTCACGGGCCGGTTCGAACTCGGCCATGTCGTCGAGGAATCGCCGGGACAGCGGACGCAGCCGCTCGGCGACCGCGTTCAGGTAGACCACCACGCGGTCGGCCGGCGCGGAGGTGTCCGCCACCTGCTTCTCGATGGCGCCGGCCGCCTCCCGGAAGTAGTGCTTGACCGCCTCCCGGACCAACTCCTGCTTGCTTCCCGCGAGTTGGTAGAGCGTCGTCTTCGAGCAACGCAGCCGTTCGGTCAGCTCGTCCAGCGTGAACGACGCGAACCCCTCCGCCGTCAGCAGGACGACGAGCCGTTCGAGGAGATCTGTCTGGCGCGCTGTTCGACGTGTGGACGGCATGACCTCAGCGTAACCGTTCACCCCCGAGGGCCCGGATCCCGGCGGTGAGGGCCGGCCCGGCACGCTTCCGGCCGAGCCGGGCCGGCTTCCCCGGGGCCTGGCGGGACAGCCCTCAGGGGCGCACCGTGGCCCGCCGTTCCAGGATGTCCAGGGCCCGCTCGGCCCACCGGATGTTCTCCTCCTCGAAGGAACGTCCGCGCATCAGCGTGAGATAGGGACCCACACGTTCCGCGCGGACCAGGAACTCCTCCTCCGTGCGTCCGTCCAGCAACCGCGCGCGCAGTCGTTCGTAGCGGGCCAGCTTGGCGCGCGCCCACTCCAGCCGCTCGGTGATCGCCGCCCGTACCGCCGTGTCGTCGCCCGCGTCGACGGCCTGCACCTTGACCAGCAGCTCGTCCCGGATGGCGGTGGGCTTCGGAGGGTCGGCCGTGAACTCGCGCAGGGCGGCGCGGCCCGCCGCGGTGAGGGAGAAGACCCGTTTGTTAGGGCGCCGCTCCTGCCGTACCAGCCGGGCCTCGATGAGTCCGTCGGACGTCATCCGCTCCAGCTCCCGGTAGAGCTGCTGGGGGGTTGCCATCCAGAAATTGGCCACCGAGGCGTCGAAACCCTTGGCCAGGTCGTACCCCGACGCCTCACCCTCCAGGAGCGCGGCGAGGACCGCGTTGCGCAATGCCATGGGCCAAGGCTAGACGGCATTCACCCCCGCGACTAATCTGTTGCGCACTTATTCAATTAGTTGACTATGAGAGCGGAGACCCAGATGCATCCCTTCCGCAAGGCCGTGGAGGCCGGTGACCTCGCCGCGGTCGAGGAGCTGCTGGCCGACGACGTCGTGTTCACCAGCCCCGTCGCCTTCAAGCCCTACCCGGGCAAGGCGATCACCGCGGCCATCCTGCGCGGCGTCACCCGCGTCTTCACCGACTTCCGCTACGTACGGGAGATCGCGGGTGCCGACGGCCGTGACCACGCGCTGGTCTTCACGGCGAAGGTGGGCGACAAGGAGATCAACGGCTGCGACTTCTTGCACTTCGACGAGGACGGCAGGATCGACGACCTGATGGTCATGGTCCGC includes:
- a CDS encoding nuclear transport factor 2 family protein produces the protein MHPFRKAVEAGDLAAVEELLADDVVFTSPVAFKPYPGKAITAAILRGVTRVFTDFRYVREIAGADGRDHALVFTAKVGDKEINGCDFLHFDEDGRIDDLMVMVRPLSAAHALSEAMGAQFERISREAAEATGR